The genomic stretch ATCATCTTTGCAATAGATTCATAAAATTTTCTCTCATTTGGATCTACCAAATGCTTTTTATCTAGTAAAATAGCACCAAAATACTCTTTTTCACCGCTTTCAAAATTACTGACATATAATCCTATAGCACCCTCATCATTAACTTTTTCCTGAGTAAATTTAAGCTCACTATCTTTTGTCAACTCTTTTATATTCTCTAATGATACATTTATACAGTCTTTCTCATTCTGTGTCTGCATAATACTGTTAAAAATATCAATCAACTGTATAAAACGCTGTAATCTTATTTTATTCTCTTTTTCTAAATTCTTTAAAGCTCTGTTTGTCATTTGAAGCATTAGGTTAAAAGAGTTACTTAACTTTGCTATCTCATCTTCTGTATATATGGAAATATGTGTAGAAAAATCTTGTGTTCTTGTTATTGTATCTGTCAGTGATGTTAAATCTTCAATAGGACGCATTATAGATTTAGAATATTTCAATGCAATTACAATTATCAAAATTATTACTACAGGAATCATATAGAGCATAAAGTGTAAAAAGTCATACAAAAAAGCTAATGCAACATCTTTCTTTACGGCATAAACTATATACCATCCATCAAGAAATTTTTTTAATGCTTTATAAACAATAAGATGATTATGATCAATTAGGTCACCCATTCTACCCTTATAGTCAATTGAGAAACTCATTGCTTTACCAATTATATATCTATTATCTGGACTTATAATAAATGAGTGTATTTCTCCATTACTACTTAAAAAAAGATTTAAATTATTAAGATTATATGCAAGTACTATTGTTCCAAGTTCAGTTGATCTGTCAAAACTTGCTATGACTTTTGCATAAAAATATAGTGTTTTTTCTTTTATATAGAAACCATTTGCACTTTGTGAATTAAAAGAGATAAAATCAGAATAATTTTTTGTTGATGATGCAACTAAATTGCCTTTAGTATCTAAGATGTAAAGCACTGCATCCAATTCTAAATCTTTTGCTTTCTGCTCTAAAAGTCTTGTTAATCTTTTATCTATATCTTCTGTTACAATATCATCCATTAACTCAAGACGACTTAAAAAAATAACCTCTTTATTTAGCTGAGACAGATGCATATCTATTAATCTCTCCATCTCATCTATTCTCAAATACTGCTCACTTATACTCTTTTGAACTATTTTGTTTTCGCTTAAAAAGAGCATATAAACAAAAAAGGCAGTATATGGAATAAAACCAACTAATATAAATGCTACAATAAGAATATTTCGAAGAGATTTTCTAAAAATTTTAAACATCTTTATGTGCTTCTTTAATTGCAATTACCTTATCAATATTTTCTAAAAATAGTGACAATATTTCAGGATGAAAATGTTTTCCGCTGCCATCTTTTAAAATTTCAAGAGTCTTTTCTATGCTAAATGCTTTTTTATACGGTCTTTCACTTGTCAATGCATCAAAAACATCGGCAATTGCTACAATAGCTCCGCTTTCAGGTATTTCATCTCCTTTTAAACCTCTTGGATACCCACTACCATCATACTTTTCATGATGAGTATATGCAATTTCAGCAGCAAGTTTTAAAAGAGGAGTCTCTTTATGTGTTAAAAGTTGATAACCAATATATGCATGGTTTTTCATTATTTCAAACTCATCTTCTGTGAGTTTTCCAGGTTTTAAAAGTATTGAATCGGCAATTCCCACCTTGCCTACATCATGCATTGGAGCCGTAAGACGCATCAATTCTACACGCTCGTTGTCCCATCCCCATAATTTTGCTAAAAAGGCAGAAAACTCACCTACTCTTACAGTATGCTGAGATGTCTCATTGTCACGATACTCTGCCATTTTTGCCATAATACATAAAATCTCTTTTTCACTTTTACTATTTTGTAATCTGCTCATTTTCAGAGCATTACTTATTCTTAATCTAAACTCTATAAGATCAAATGGTTTTAAAAGATAGTCATCTGCTCCTAATGACAAACCTTTATGTATAGCCTCTTTATCTGATAATGCCGAGATAATAATAAGTGGAATTGTAGCTGTATTTTCATTCTCTTTTATCTTTTTTGTAGCTTCAAAACCATCCATAACAGGCATCATTAGGTCCATAAGTATTAAGTCAAAACTCTCATTATCCAATAAAGCAAGTGCCTCTTCTCCGTTTTCTGCTTCAACGACTTCATACCCCTCTTTTACCAATATTTTACTAGCCAATTTCCTATTCATCATCTCATCATCACACAAAAGTACCCGTTGCATCAATCTCTCCATTTGTATATGATTTTTATCTCATCATCTACCATATCTGCTTCAATATAGCCTATGGCTCCTTCAATCTTTTTAACAAAAGCTTTTACACTTTTTTGAGATTTCATTTTTAGAGGCGGTCTGCGTCCTAAATAGTGCTGTTTTGTCCAATAAGCTTTAAGCCTACTGTGTCCCATTTTTAAAACTCTCTCTTCAAAAGATTTTCTAATTAAAGAAGATGCTGACAAATTAACAGGAACAAGGAGCATATTGTTTAAAATAGTAATTTTTTTAAGATAAATTGCACGAATCTGCTTTTCAGAAAGAGGTGGCATACTCTTTTGAGCAATAACAGCATATTCGGCTGACCAAGAAAAAGATAAAATTAATAAAAAGATCAACACAAACTTTTTCATTCAAATATCTCCTTGTTACCCATTAGTAACTAGTAAATTTCTCATTAAAATAGTACTGAAAATGAAAATAGTAATTTATCATTTGCTTCTTCTGAATGAATTTGATACTCTGCTTTCAAAGCAACAGGATATAATGGACGATATGTATACCCAAAAATAACTATTTCATCATCTTTATTCATAACTTTATCCTTATAACTCTCGAACCTTAAAACACCTATATTATGGTCATTAAAATAGTATAAACCTTGCAGATATAAGGCATAAGGAGTTGAAACAAGATTATTTGAATATTGTCTTCCAATTTCACAAAGAATCTGATACCGCTCTCTCTCAATTTGAGCAGATAACATTGCATAATAACGACTACTTTCTATCTGTGATTTATTTAAATGAAAATAACCCCCATTAAACTTTAATGAAAAAGTGTCTTTTTCATACTCAACTGATACTCCATAGTGTTCATCTATTTTATAGTTGTTATACTCATCATCTATATCTTCATTCTGCTGAGCTAAAAACTCCACATCTAATGTTTCACTCTCATAATTTTGATACTTCAGCGTAACACCTGTAGTAAATTTTGGAAAAATAATATATGTTGAAACAGGGCTAGATGTAGTTTCACGCAGTACATTTATGGGCATTAAATTCCAATATCCAATAGGTGAATTATATTTACCTACCCTAATAGAATAATTGTCATTTATAGTATAGTCAATATATAATCTCTCAATATGAAACTTACTATTATGCTCTGTAGTAGAAGTGTTTTGGTCATACTCTTTTACATACAGCTCTTTAAACTCAAACTCAGCCATATATGAAAATTTATCTTTTTTACCATAACTTAAAATTGCTAGATCGTCAATACGATAACGATCATAATCATTTTCATGCTTATAGTCTATAGAAAAGTATCCTCCAACATAAACAGGAAAATCACTTACCTTTAAGCCTTCTCCCAACTGATAATCATCACTATATAAATTAATAGAAGAGAATAAAATGAAAAAGAGAGAAATAATCTTTCGCATCTATCTTCCTTATTTGAATATAACAAAGATAAAGCAAATCTAATTATACTTATTAAATAATATTATATTTACTTATCTTATAGTTCTAGTATAACAAAATTGAAGATAAAATCAAAGCAGAAGAGTATTTTTATGAAGTAAAAATCTGCTATTTATTGTATTTTTAAAAACTAAATATAGTACATATTCTCATTTGCAGATTTCTGTATATACTCAGAAAAACATGTAATTGGTTTTGAAAGAAATATCTGCATATGTGATCTAAAGTCATTCCAAAAAAGTCTAAGTACAGGATTGTCAGTTCTACATACATCTTCACAGCATTGTGTTTCAACACTGTTAATGATATCCATTACTGTAATTTCTGACGGGTCTTTAGCTAAAAGGTATCCGCCGTATGCACCTCTTATACTTTTTAAAATACCACTCTTTTTCAAAGAGACTAAAATCTGTTCCAAAAAATTTTTTGGAACATTAGCCTCATTAGCAATCTTTTCAATAGAGAGAGGAACATTTTTATCTGCATGCTGATACAAAACAAGCATTGCTGCTACGGCATAGACACCTTTAGCTGTAATTCCCGCCATCTTTATCCTTTTATTTTTATTAAAAACCCATACATTACACAGCCAACACAAAACTTGAAAATCACTTCAAGCCCTATACACAATAGTAGAATTATACTAATAAAAGTGGCAATTTTGTCAACTCCAAATAGAGAAAACAATAAAATTAAAACTGCCATTAAAAAACCAATACGCACTGCAAACCGTTTAGGTGCAGCATCCTCCAACTGTGGTGCTATTTTTAAAATATTTATTACCATCTTCGATAAAATAAACATAGGTGCATATTTTGCCGAAAAAATAGCACGAATAGCAAGTTCTAACACTACTGGCAACAGCCAAATTATACTATTTTCACTTACAAAAAGCAGTGTAAATAGAAAAAGAAAAATTCCACTTAAACGCAAAGTATGTGTATCGATCCGTTCAAATGATATAGGACAAACCATGTTTACCTTCTTCCTTAGAATCTATAATCTAAACCAAAACTAAATGAAGATTGACTATTAGAAGCCTCAATTCCGGCAAATGACTCAGTTGCTTTTGGAGCATAAACATATGCTGCATTTATTTGAATAGCATCATCAATTTTATAAGATGCTCCTACACTGTAGTGTGTTTGCGTAATAGCTGGAAAACCTACAAGATTAAAAAAGGCAATTTGTTGACTTGGAAATGGAAAACCTTCTACTACTCCATCCTTATACTCTTTATTATGAAGCGGTGATTTTGCATAACTGTAACCACCTCTAAATGTCCACTTTTCATTATAGTTCCAAGTTGCTCCCAAAGAGATTACATTCTGATCATCCCACTGAAAAT from Hydrogenimonas thermophila encodes the following:
- a CDS encoding ATP-binding protein, translated to MFKIFRKSLRNILIVAFILVGFIPYTAFFVYMLFLSENKIVQKSISEQYLRIDEMERLIDMHLSQLNKEVIFLSRLELMDDIVTEDIDKRLTRLLEQKAKDLELDAVLYILDTKGNLVASSTKNYSDFISFNSQSANGFYIKEKTLYFYAKVIASFDRSTELGTIVLAYNLNNLNLFLSSNGEIHSFIISPDNRYIIGKAMSFSIDYKGRMGDLIDHNHLIVYKALKKFLDGWYIVYAVKKDVALAFLYDFLHFMLYMIPVVIILIIVIALKYSKSIMRPIEDLTSLTDTITRTQDFSTHISIYTEDEIAKLSNSFNLMLQMTNRALKNLEKENKIRLQRFIQLIDIFNSIMQTQNEKDCINVSLENIKELTKDSELKFTQEKVNDEGAIGLYVSNFESGEKEYFGAILLDKKHLVDPNERKFYESIAKMISLQLDRIHLIEKTMAASRSKSAFISNMSHELRTPLNAIIGFTQYLIAYEDLNEEQYDIVASIESSAQYLLSMINDILDIAKIESGKMEAKPEDVKIVSLVKSIIEMLKHLAEQKGVEFKFETDIDEDTIVKTDPKMFKQVVVNLVSNAVKFTAKGFIEIKLYFEQDRLYIKVKDTGIGISKENLSKLFSDFTQVENVMQKSHKGTGLGLSLSKKMAHILGGDVYLESEGEVKGTTAIFWISLNS
- a CDS encoding HD domain-containing phosphohydrolase; translation: MQRVLLCDDEMMNRKLASKILVKEGYEVVEAENGEEALALLDNESFDLILMDLMMPVMDGFEATKKIKENENTATIPLIIISALSDKEAIHKGLSLGADDYLLKPFDLIEFRLRISNALKMSRLQNSKSEKEILCIMAKMAEYRDNETSQHTVRVGEFSAFLAKLWGWDNERVELMRLTAPMHDVGKVGIADSILLKPGKLTEDEFEIMKNHAYIGYQLLTHKETPLLKLAAEIAYTHHEKYDGSGYPRGLKGDEIPESGAIVAIADVFDALTSERPYKKAFSIEKTLEILKDGSGKHFHPEILSLFLENIDKVIAIKEAHKDV
- a CDS encoding DUF4395 domain-containing protein — protein: MVCPISFERIDTHTLRLSGIFLFLFTLLFVSENSIIWLLPVVLELAIRAIFSAKYAPMFILSKMVINILKIAPQLEDAAPKRFAVRIGFLMAVLILLFSLFGVDKIATFISIILLLCIGLEVIFKFCVGCVMYGFLIKIKG
- a CDS encoding RrF2 family transcriptional regulator — translated: MAGITAKGVYAVAAMLVLYQHADKNVPLSIEKIANEANVPKNFLEQILVSLKKSGILKSIRGAYGGYLLAKDPSEITVMDIINSVETQCCEDVCRTDNPVLRLFWNDFRSHMQIFLSKPITCFSEYIQKSANENMYYI
- a CDS encoding porin, producing MRKIISLFFILFSSINLYSDDYQLGEGLKVSDFPVYVGGYFSIDYKHENDYDRYRIDDLAILSYGKKDKFSYMAEFEFKELYVKEYDQNTSTTEHNSKFHIERLYIDYTINDNYSIRVGKYNSPIGYWNLMPINVLRETTSSPVSTYIIFPKFTTGVTLKYQNYESETLDVEFLAQQNEDIDDEYNNYKIDEHYGVSVEYEKDTFSLKFNGGYFHLNKSQIESSRYYAMLSAQIERERYQILCEIGRQYSNNLVSTPYALYLQGLYYFNDHNIGVLRFESYKDKVMNKDDEIVIFGYTYRPLYPVALKAEYQIHSEEANDKLLFSFSVLF